The stretch of DNA GGGTCCGTCCGACGTCAACCAGATGACAAAGAATCTTGTCCATCGTCCCCGAATCGTCAATCGACAACGAAGGAACCAGATCGCCCGGATCAGGGCCGCCGGCAAGCACCGCCGGAATATCAAGCTCGTTAAGCAACTCCGGCCGGGGATCTTGCGAGCGCAGATCGACCAACACCACACCGTCCACGCGCTTGCGCTTGCTCCAATCACGATAGATGGAAAGCTCTTCCTGCAACGATTGCGCGGGCCTGTACAAGATGCCGTACCCCTTGCGGCTCAATGAATCATGAAGCCCGGCCATAAAATGCAGCATGAACGACTCGGTCTGCAGATTGCCGCCGGAACGCGATGGCACGAAGCCTACCGTCATCGTGCGTGACGAACTCAATGCCTGCGCGGCATAGACCGGACTCCAGCCCAAGCGTTCGGCTGCCGCCTTGACCTTGCGCTTGGTCTTCTCGGACACCCCGGGTTTGTCGTTCACGGCAAAAGAAACAGCCGTCTGAGAGATTCCCAGTTCGTCGGCCACGTCCTTGAGACTTACGCGTTTGGACGCATTTGCACCACTTTGATGCATCGACCCAAGTTTCTTCGAACTCACGTGTAATCTGCCTCTCGCCTTTGACGACAATTGTTCAGTGGCATTACCCAGCACGAAAACGCCATGCAATTGCAACCTGATTCTACAGGCTACTAGGCTCTCTCGGCAAAACCGATTTAGTTGCCTCTTGTTATCTCACTAATTGACCATTATTATTATAATTAATTAACATACAGTGCATTATTATTACAAAATTATAATTTATGGGCGATGCTGAATTCCTGCCACCGCCATAGGCAATAGCTTGCGGCTACCAACGCAACTTTTCTCAATGAACTCTTTATATGACTTCATCACTGCTCTTTTCTTGACAACAATCGACGCTCTTGTTTTCCAACACAAAGCGGTATCAACATGTGTCGTTTCAGCAACATCGAATGAAACATCATCAACCATGGAAACAACTACAAATTTGTCGGCGCTATGACACCGTAAGGAGCTTGCATATCGTCAAGCAGCTCCACCCTGCTCCCTTCTTTGACGTCGAATACCGCCTCATAGGGCAGAACACGAGATATAACTGAATCTTCTGAAGCCCTGCGCTGACGAGCGCTGAAAATGGCGACAAGCCGGCGTTGGCGGGGAATCAGACTTCCTCCGCTGGTACGGATAAACAGATTGACTGCCCTGCCCTTCCACTCACTTTGCGATTGTGACGGCGAGGGCGTTCCCAGTTGCATGGAGATCCTTATTTTGCCGACAAGGTCCTCATTGCGACGCACCTCTATCGCATTGTTTTCGCAGGAAACCACGCGCAGCACCTGAGCACTTTCAATCACTATTTTCTCGGCCCTAACGGGTGAAATATCCGAGAATCCGAATGGATAGAGCACAGGGGCCTTTGCATCCTTATAGACGTTGGATGCCGGCTGCCTGTCGTTGTAATGCACCGGTTCCACGCCATCTGTGGAAGGCAAAGTTACCGACAACATACCGGTGCATACGTTTCTGCCGAGGATAGCGGAAGCCACGGCTTCGGCACCGTAAGGTCCGGCGTACCCCGCCCAAATCACCTTGTCGGAATACGAGTTGAGCTGTGTCAGCACCTGCGGTCTGCCTGAAACGACTACCGAGACCACGGGTGACGAAGAGGTGCCATGCACATATTCCAGCCATTCATCCTGATGCCAAGGCAGGCGAATCGAAGCCAGATCCACGCCCTCCCCTCCGGTCGCTCGGCTCTCGCCCGCATCTCCCGCAGCACCGTTGTCGGCAAAATCCTCTTTGTAGAGCCGCTCGCTTGTGCCGCCGGCGACGTTGACGATCAATGCCGCTTCACGTAGCAAAGCGTCGTCTTTCTCGCCCATCGGCAATAGACGCACATCGCTGTCAGGTAAGAGCATATGCATCTGCCGATAGAGCGTGGTCCGCTTTTCCAGCGACAAAGGCGCGGTATAGTCGCCATAAAAACAAGCCGCATCGTCGGCCAGCGCACCCGTGATCACGATGGGTCCCGGTCCAAGGCCGCTCCAATCGGCGCGACCATCATTCTTCAGTTCGACCAGGCAAGCCTGCGCGCATGCGCGGGAACAGCGTTCACCTTGCGCGAGGGCCTGACGCAATTTCGTGTTGTCGGCGGTTTGACAAAGCGAAGGATGCTGCGACCCCTTTTCGGTTGAGGTCAGATTCAGGGATTCTGGCTTATCGATATTGGCAGGCTTCGATTGTTCAGCACTGTGTGGCAACAGCGAGAACCGCTGTTTCAAAAGCAGCACCCTACGCACCGATCGATCGATTGCCGCCTCAATCGCATCGATATCGTAATGCCGACCTAAAGGCTCAAGACCGGAAGTTTCGTCCACTGAACGAATTTCGGCCACACTGGTGTCAAGCGAGGCGAAACCCTCATCCCAAAGCGAGACGTCCACCCCACCGAGCAAGGCGGCCAACCCAGCTGCCTGATTTGATCCCGTCATGGCAGACAGCCGGTCGACGGCAAGGCCATCGGCCATCACAATGCCGTCGAAGCCCAGTTCGTCGCGAAGATATGTTTTCAGTAGTTTCGGGTTGGCACAGCATGGCACGCCGTCGATGTCGTTATACGCTGCCATGAATCCATAGGCTCCGGCCTTCACAGACGCGACCACGGGTGGCAGATGAATCTCACACAGGTCATTGGAACCGATGATTGCAGACTGGCCGTTGCGCCCGCCGATGGCCTCACCTTGGGCCGCGAGATGCTTCATGACCACTGCGACACCGCCATGGCCCACCAATGACCTGCCTTCCCCTTGCATCCCCTTGACGGTTGCTTCGCACATCCGCACGGCAAGACACGGATCCTCGCCGAAACATTCCTCGCACCTTCCCCACCGCGGGTCACGGGCGATATCAAGCCCCGAAACCAACGCAATATGTACACCGCTCTCATAAAGCTCACTGCCGACACTGCGCTGAGCCTGCTCAACCAGTTCGGGGTCGAACGTCGCTCCCAGAGCAAGATTGACTGGCAAGATGGTTCCGCCGAGGGCCTGATGCCCGTGAGGAGCCTCTTCGCTCAGCAATACTCCGATACCATGCGCCCCGCGCTCGACGACCGTCTGCTGAACGAGCGCGGATGCCTCCATGCGCTCTTCGGGACGAATGCCGTTGCCCCAATCCATCTGAGACCAAGGATCGGCACGGAACAGCCCATACAAAAGCCCAAGCCCTCCCCAGCGATCGATCTCTTCCTTGAGATAATCGGAGGCCGTAAGCTTTCCATTGACCCGTTTCAGGCATTTCCAGCCGAACAGCCTTTGGTTGAGCTGTCCGACCTTTTGTGTGAGAGTCATCGATGACATCAGGTCGTCGATATCGCACGAATCTTGTGCCGAATCCATTGTTCCCCACCTTGCGAATCAACCGAAAATAATATTATTAATCACTTTTTGATACATATAGCGATAAGAAAAGAGCTGACAGAAAACCAATAACCCCAGTCTCCCAATCAGCTCCTTCCATAATGGCTATTGAGCGGCAATGGCTATTGAGCAGCCACAGCATCTTCCAGCGATGGGTCCGAGACCGCGCTATAGGCGTCGCCTGCGGTCATCGGAACCTTCACACATTCGTTGATGCCAAGTTCCTCGAGCATGCCGGCATCGTTTGCCGTTTGCGACGTGACCAAAGCCGGACGCTTGCCTTGAGAACTCAGAGACATCCACTTCTCGAAGACGGAACCACCGGGAGCGCACGCGGCACGCAACGTCGGATTGCCGGCATCATTGCATTGCACCACGACTGCCGTCGAGCGTACCGGAGGTTCCCGACGTGAGTGATACTGCCGAGCCAGTCGGGCATATTCTTCCCCGATGGGCTTAAGTTTCCCGTTCTCATCGAACAGACCGAGATCATGCTCGAATGGAGGGAAATCCGACATGGCGCTCGTCACATCATGGGAGCACCACCAGGTCACCCCATACAGGTCCGTGCAATCCATCGCATGTTCGACGGTCTTCGCGCAGAATCGCGGTGTGTCTTGCACGTCGATGACATTCTGGGGTGCACCGATCTCCTGCAGCCAGACTGGATGGTGCGGATCATCGGCAAAGGCCTTGGAAAGTTCGGCCAGGTACTCGGCATGCCGGGTCCCCGTCTCGCTCATGGCACCGTACTTCTGCGCAGTGCCATTGAAAATCCAGGAATGGATGGCGGTGATGTCGCCGATGCCTGAAGCCTGCCGGGGCTCGAAGGGATGCCCATCCTCGTACCAGACAGCATCATTTTCACTGTGCAGCAGCACATGCCCGTTGGCGTGTGCCTTCTTTTCAATCGGGTCGAGCAGCGCATGCAGCCAAGCTTGCGCATCCTCGCTGGTGGCGTTCATCCGGCGGGGATGAATCCTGTCGGCGAATTGGTTGCATTCATTGCCTATATTGAGCCCCTTGAACCGCGGGACCGTCGACAACGCATCGTATAGCGCGGAAACAAGCTCGCTTTGCGCCTCAACAGCTTGCGGGTCGGAAAACATACTGTTTTCATGCCACGAGACCAGCCACGAGGGCACGAAATCGAAACTCGACAAATGCCCCTGAAGGACGTCCGAATAGACATCGAGCCCGCGTTCACTGGCCAAAGAGGCCATGTGCCGGACGTCTTCGATACCGTCCTGATTGATCCACGTACGGTTGGGTTGCAATACCGGCCAGAGCGGGAACAGACGCACGTGATCCATTCCCAACTCAGCTATGGCATCCAAATCCCGCTTAGTCGAATCCCAATCCGGGTGAAGCCAGGAATGGAACCAACCGTGTGAGGGCGTGTAATTGACACCGAATCTCATCGTCTTCACTCCTTGATGCCGCCCTGTTCCAAGCCTTGGAAGAAGTAGCGCTGGAAGCAGGCGAAGAATATCAGAATCGGGATCAACGACACCAGAGCACCCGCAGCGATCAGTCTCGGATCGGAGACGAACATGCCCTTAAGCCTGTTCATCCCCAGTGTCAGGGTGTAGTTCTTTTCATCGGAGATGACGATCAATGGCCAGAGGAAGTCGTTCCATGCGCCGACGAAGGCGAAGATGCCCACGACGGTCATGGTGCCCTTGACCTGCGGGACGCAGACGTGAATGAACTGCTGCCAAAGATTGGCACCGTCGACTTGTGCGGCCTCTTCCAATTCCTTGGGAATGGCCTGGAAGGCGTTGGTCATCAGGAGAATATTGATGGCTCCGCACATGCCCGGCAGCGCAACCGCCAGCAACGTGTTCTGCAGGTTGATGGCCCGCATGATAAGGAACTGAGAGATGATGACGCCTTCGACGGGGATGACCATGGTGCCCATGAAAATCAGGAACACCAGTTTGCGGCCATGCCACTTGAGCCTGCCCAGCGAATAGCCGGCCATGGTCGAGAAGATGACGTTGCCGGCAATCGAAAGGGCTGCGACGATGATGGTGTTCCACATGTAATGGAAAACCGGCACCTGCTGGAAGACGTGGACGTAGTTCTGCAGCGTCGGGGTCTTGGGAATGATATAAGGCGGAACGGCGTAGACGTTGTCTCCCGGGCCTTTGAGCGAAAGGGAAAGCTCCCAGATAAAGGGACCGACCAGAAGGATGAAAACCAGGATCAGGATCCCGTATTGGACGACTTTGCCGACCGTTACTTTCTTATGGTTGCTTTTCATCAGTCCTGACCCCTCTTCTGAATGATCTGCTGGATGACGAGCATGAAGCCTACGACAACCAGCACGATCAGCGACAACGCGCTGGCATAACCGGTATGCGCCTGTATGCCCGTGCCTTCCTGCTGAATGAGCATCGACATGGTGATGTCCTGCCCGCCCGGGCCTGCCGTACCGTTGGTCAACACGTAGATTTCGTTGAACACGCGGAACGCGGCGATGGTGGAAAGCATCATGATCAACACGATGGTGGAGCGCACTCCCGGCATCGTGATGGAAACGAACTGGCGTACCGGACCCGCCCCATCGAGCGAAGCCGCTTCGTACAGCGAATCATCGATATTGGCGAGCGCCGTCATGTAGATGACCATGTAGTAGCCGAGGCCCAGCCAGATCGTGACGAACATCGAGGAGAACAGGATCAGCCAACGGTCCGTCAGGAACGGGATCGGGGTCTTGATCAGATGGAAGGTCTCCAGCAACGAATTGACGAGGCCTTTGGAATCGAGAAGATTGGTCCAGATCATGCCGACGACCACCGCGCTCATGACTACAGGCATGTAGTAGGAGGTGCGGAAGAAGCCCATGATCTTGGAATTGCCGCGGACAAGGTTCGCCAGTATCAGCGGCAGAATAATCATGAACGGAACCACGCAGATAACGTAGAGCGTGGAATTGAGCAACGCGGTCCAGAAATATTCATCGTGGAAGATGTCGATGAAGTTCTGCCAGCCGATGAACTTGCCGGGAACCAGCAAGGTCGAATCAGTGAACGCCAGTCTGAATGTGTTGAGAGCCGCGACGATGACAAAAACGAAGACTATGAGAAAGGCCGGGAACACAAAAAGATATGGTGCCAAAGTCGTCAACACTGATTGCTGACGCTTTCTGGGAGCCGCTTTCTGAGCCCCAGCCGGGTCGGAGGACAAAGCCTTCGACCCGAATCTGGTGCTTTTGGACATGAGCTATACCGTCTCTTTACTACTTCTTGAGCTTGGAGTTGGCGAAGTCCACGGACTTGTCGAGCGCCTGCTTGGCGGTCTGCTTGCCTTGCAGAGCAAGGGCAGCCTGCTGCTGGAGATAGACCTTGCCGTTGGCATCGGTGAACTCGGCAGGACGGCAGGAATAGCCATCCTTGACTTCCTTCAACGTGATGGCCAGAGCCTTGCCCTGCAGCGTGCTGGTATCAAGCTTGGTGTAGTAAGGATCTTCAAGACCACCCTTGCTGGACGGGAACGTGCTGGACTTCTTCGCGAACTCAAGCTGGTTCTTCTTGTTGGTGACGTACTGGGCGAACTTCATGGCAGCTTCCTTGTGCTTGGTCTGGGAGCTGACGGCCAGCATCTCATAGGAGACCGTGGCGGAACGGCCTTCGTCGGTGATCTTGGGTCCGACGGCAAGATGCTTGACCAGATCCGGGGAGTTCTGCTGGAAGTCGGCCACCTGGTAGGCGCTGCCGCCCATGGCGATGATGGAGCCCTTCTGGAAGAACTCGCCCTGCTGCGACCACTGTGCGCTGAGCGCTTCGGACGGAATGCCCTTGTTCTTGTAAAGATCGACGAACTTCTGCAAATGTTCAACGGCCTTGTCGGTGTTGAAGGTGTACTTGGTGTGGTCCGCGTTCATGATCTTGACGCCGTGGGACGCATAATCGTCAACCGCACCGCCGAGCATGGTGGACATGTAGGCACCACAGCCGCTCTTGACCATGGTGTTGGCGTCGGTGAAGTAGTCGTCCCAGGTCACCGGCAGCTTGTTCGGATCGAGGCCACACTGCTGCATAAGCTGAGTATTGTAATACATAGGACCGTCATTGACATACCAAGGATAGCCGTAGGCACCTTCCTTGACACCATTGCCCTTGAAGGTGACGGCATCCCAAGCGCCGGGATAGAAGTTCTTCTGAGCGCCGGGGTCTTCCTTGCTGATATTGAGCAGGGCACCGGCCTTCGCCAGTCCGTACATCAGCGAAGGGCCTGCATCGATGATGTCCGGCAACGAATTTGCCGCGGCATCCGCGGAAAGCTTCTGCTCATAGTTGTCCGAGGGCTGGTCGATCCACTTGATCGTGACATCAGGATTGGCTTTTTCGTAAGCGGCAATCAACGACTTGAAATACGGGGTGTATTTGTCGTTTTTAAGGTTCCATGTCTGGAAAGAGACTTCGGTCTTTCCGTTCGCATCCTTGCTATTGGATTGTCCGCCACAGGCTGCAACGGAGAACAGCGTGGCTGCGGCAGCGGTGATGGCGATGGTCTTCTTCAGAGAAATCATCTGCTTTTCCTTTCTTTTCGCTCTCTCCAACTTTGGAAAGAACCAAGCGTTCAATCAATATAACTAAAACGCTTTAGTAACAATTATAATTATCAGTATCAGCATTTGTCAATTTCATCCCGGATTTGGCCGTGTCGCGTTGGAAAATCAATATTTTCACATCTAAAGCGCTTTTGTTTTCAGCGTAATCGGGACATCAATTCGGAATTTTGATGCCCCGATTTATGCCTTGACAGCCTCCGCTGATCCATCACCTGCTGATACGCAATGTAGCCTGCTCGAACGGGCGGAACGAAAGACGCGCACCTTGCGCAGGTTGGGAACCATCGATCACTTTCGGCAAATCCGCTGGCAAGGATTCGTCGTCTTCCAGTTCGCTGACTTCTCGAACATTGGACTTGGCAAGCTCATCACAGACACGCAGAGTACCTTGCGCCTGTCCCCCGGCCGGTTCGTAAAGCCTCAGGATGAGATCCTGCGAACCGTCGTCGGCCGTCTTCACCCAATCCAAAACGATATCGCCCTTGTCGGCCTTGACTGTCGCCAATGGATCGAAGGCGGGTATTGCGGCGAATGCCGGAGCATTGAGACGCGAGGCTTCGGCCAGAACACGATCGACAGAGGCATCCATCACCACCGACCACGCGAATTCGTGATGGCCCTGGTCGGTGTGGGGATCGGGATAAAGGGGCGCGGAAAGCAGGGAAAGGCGAATCATCGTGCCTGCCGACGGCGCTGTGACTCCCTCGACATCCTGTACGGTATTACAACCTATGACATTGCCGATGGGGCTTACATCCGAGCCGTAAGTCGTCGCATTGACCACAGCGGCGGCATAACCGGCCTCGGCAAGACGAACGAAACGATGGGTGCAGCTTTCGAATTTCGCCTCGTCACCACGCGAGTTTTTCTGAATCGGGCGTTCCACCATGCCGTATTGTGCCTCATACTGGGCGTTGCCCGCGTCCACAGCCAGCGGCAGATCGACCTTGAGGAAATGCTCCTGCGTATGCCAATCGACGCCGGATTCGAAATCGAGGGAACGGGAACCGGGGTGAAGAATGATTCTGGTTTCGATATCGACGCCAGCGGCGTGGGCTTTGACCGTTGCCACTGCAGCGCCGTCATTGCGCTTCTCTACATTGGCAAGCACAGAGGTATCCAAGCCGTTTGCCATGAGGAATGCGTCGCGATGAATGTCCCAGGCATCCCACTGATACGGCTCGTCGCGCAACAGTTCGTATCGCCCCAGACGGGTTCCGGTAGGCACCAACTCACGCTTTTCCTCCTCATCGAACAACGACGAAACGGTGCCGTCGGCCTCCACCTTGACCGTGAGCAAGCCGTTGGAAAGCGCTGCGGTTCCATCGTCGTTACGTTCTGCCTTCATCTCGCTGTGCAGTTGAACATCCGGCACGGTAAGCGGCGCATCCGAATCGAACCGCGAAACAGTAAGCCCTTTACGGTCAAGCCAGACATTTTCGGCAACCGCAGCAGGGCGAGCCGGCTGCACCTGCCAAGACGTATCAGAGGCATCATCCACTGTCTTATTGTCATTGCCGACAACAGAAGTCCTCATGGAATCATCAAAGCCATCGGAACTGGTAGCCACCGGCAACACCACCGCATCGCGTACTACCGGCGATTGCGGGCATGCCTTGTGAATGGCTACCGCGGCTTGGTCGGCGATGCTATAGAGCGCACGGATATCGCGTTGGTATTCCTCGCGGGCCTCACGTTCCGCCCAAGCAAGCGCAGAACCAGGCAGAATGTCGTGGAACTGGTTCAAGAGCAGCGTCTTCCAGATGGTCTCGAGCTGTTCACGCGGATAGACATAGCCTGGGTTCTTCAGGCTCGCCGCAGCGCACAGGTATTCGGCCACACGCAGCATCGATTCCTCCTGCCTGCAGCCGCGCTTCATATCCTGCTGGGCGGTCAGTGTGGCGCGGTGCAGCTCCAGATAAAGCTCACCGCGATAGATCGGTGTCTCACCCCGGGCGTTGTCGACGATATCGTGGCGCACCTTGCCGTACAAGTCATCCGGAGTGCCAAAATCGATCTGCGGCACGCCTTCGAGATCGCGCATACGCCGGATACGGCTGTTCATCTCGCGGGTGGGGCCACCGCCGCCGTCGCCGAAACCGTAGAGCATGATGGCGTGGTCGGAAAGGTCCTTGTCGAGATAGTTCTTCTGCGAATAGATGACATCCTTGACCTCGACCGGCGAATCGTAGGTGTCTGAGGGCGGGAAATGCGTAAGAATTCCCGTGCCGTCGATGCCCTGCCAGATGAAGGAATGATGGGGAAATTTCGTGGTGTCGTTCCACGAGATCTTCTGGGTCAGGAACCATTCAAAACCGGCTCGGCGCGCGATCTGCGGCCAGGAACCGGTGTAGCCGAAGCTGTCGGGCAGCCATACACCATCGGCCTTGGCCCCAAGATGGTCCTTGAAATAACGTTGGCCGAAGGTGATCTGGCGGATCAGTGATTCTCCGGCGGGCACCATGCCGTCGGATTCGACCCACATGCCGCCGACCGGAATGAACCGGCCTTCTGCAATGCGTGACTGCATGCGTTTGAAGAGGTCAGGATGCTCGTCCTCAAGCCACGCGTATTGCTGCGCCGAACTCATCGCATAGATGAAATCGGGATCCTCGTCCATCATCGCCAGCACGTTGGAGACCGTGCGGGCCACCTTGCGCTTGGTCTCACGCACCGGCCAGAGCCAGGCGGAATCGATGTGGGCATGGGCGACGGCGGTGTGCTTGACGCTGGAAGGCGTGGCGTGCTTGGAAAGAACTGTTCCCAATTCGGCACGTGCGGGGGCCACGGTGCCTTCTATGTCACGTTCGTCGTAGACATTGAGCGAGCGCTGAAGTGCCTTGGAAAGCTGCCAGTAGCGCGGGTCATCATCGCTCAGCTCACGAATCAGCGACGAGACGACTTCAAGATCCATATGGTAGGCATATAGGTCTGCGTTGAGCACACAGACATCCATACGACGTAGGGTATACGGTTCGTCAGGCTTGCCGGTCGGCCCCTCACCAAGCGACGTAGGCGAATAGGGCGTCGGTCCTTCCACAAACGGATTCGCCGCGGCCTCGATATAAACGACAAAATCACCATTCCCATCGATATCGACATGCCGCGTACCGTCGGCATCGACCAACGGAACCCAGCTGTTGCGCGGGTTGACGGCCTTGATGGCCCTGCCGTCGGCGGTATAGGCAAGACCTTCGGATTGGAAGCCTGGCCCGCGATTGCTGAGCCATCCCAAATCGGCGACCAACTCGACTTTCCGGCCTTGAACGGCGGCGAGATCGATATGCCCTTTCACCTCGAACCACGTCGTTCCCCACGTCGTCCCCCAAAGCCCCGGAACCGCAAAAGGCTCGAAATCAACTTCACCGTTGCGGGCACGGTCGAGAAATTGCCGGTACGGCTCGGGCTCGCCGGGATTGGCGGCACTTCGCAATGTGCAATGACAAAGAACGGAATGAATATGGGGGTCAAGACGCTGCTGGAGCACACGGTCGCAGCGAGAAAGCTCCTGGTCGGGAACAAGGAACATGGATGGTCCTTTCTTGGATTTGTATGGCATCAACTATGAAAAGGAGATGCCGGTTTGAAGAATGAGATGGAAAATTACGAATCTGTCAAGTTAATCTTGAGGAAATGATCGATTATCCTTGTCTACGGAAACGCAACGTCGCCATCTCGAAGGGGTTGAGACTGATCGCCGCACCCTGCGCAGGATGCTCGCCGGAAAGGCACACCGACAAATCGTCAGCAACGTCGTTGGTTTCAAGGACGTCGGTTTCACATACCGTCGCATCTGCCAAGGGTGCCGCGACATGAAGCGTTGCACTAGCGGACGCGCCGGAAGCCTCATAAAGCCTGACAATCAGGTCACCGGAACCGTCATCGGCCAGCTTGACCCAATCGATGACCGGGGTGCCTTTGACATTACCAAGACTGACCAGCGGATCAATGGCAGGCATATTCTGCAATTTCGGCGCATTGATTGAGGCCGCAACTTCCAGCGTCCGAGCCATAGTGGCGTCGGCAAGAACGGCCCAATCGAATTCGTGCTTCCCCATATCCTCATGAGGATCGGGGAATACCGGGGATTCCAAGAGTGAAAGCCTCAGCATGGTGCCACTTGCCGTGTTTTGCGCAGGGTTTCCGTGAATTGGTGAGGCATCGCACCCGTAAGTGGAAGCGTTGACAACGGCGACACCGTAATCACCTTCGTGCAGACGCACGTAACGGTGGGTGCAGCTTTCGTATTTGGCCTCGTCACTGGCATCGTTCTTGATCACCGGACGTTCGACCCAGCCATACTGGCATTCATACTGGGCGTTGGGCACGGCAAGAGCCACCGGCATATCGACTTTGAGGAATCGTTCACGCTCATGCCAATCGACGTTGGCGTGAAAGTCGAGTCGAGCGGCACGCGGCTTCAAGACGATATCTGTGTCAATGACACTATGTGAAAACTCAAGCCTTACCTGTACCTTGACTGCGCCGTGACCATCAACCATCACATTTGTAATACTTCCGCCTTCAATGCGATTGGCACAGAGCAGTGCGTCGCGCTCAATCTCCCAGGCGTCATAGACGGAAGGCTCGTCCTTCAACAGCTCATAGGCCCCCATGCTGGTACCACGAGGCACCAATTCACGTTTGGACTTTATATCAATCAGAGAAGACACCGATCCATCGGGTTCGACACGAACCTTCAACAGACCATTGTCCAAAACGACACTGCCATCTTCCTTTTGCTGCAACGTAACCGGCTGTATGCCCTCACGGCCGGCCTGCTCGTCGTCATCGATTGAAGGACGAACCTGCCATGAACTCCCGTC from Bifidobacterium sp. ESL0728 encodes:
- a CDS encoding glycosyl hydrolase codes for the protein MRFGVNYTPSHGWFHSWLHPDWDSTKRDLDAIAELGMDHVRLFPLWPVLQPNRTWINQDGIEDVRHMASLASERGLDVYSDVLQGHLSSFDFVPSWLVSWHENSMFSDPQAVEAQSELVSALYDALSTVPRFKGLNIGNECNQFADRIHPRRMNATSEDAQAWLHALLDPIEKKAHANGHVLLHSENDAVWYEDGHPFEPRQASGIGDITAIHSWIFNGTAQKYGAMSETGTRHAEYLAELSKAFADDPHHPVWLQEIGAPQNVIDVQDTPRFCAKTVEHAMDCTDLYGVTWWCSHDVTSAMSDFPPFEHDLGLFDENGKLKPIGEEYARLARQYHSRREPPVRSTAVVVQCNDAGNPTLRAACAPGGSVFEKWMSLSSQGKRPALVTSQTANDAGMLEELGINECVKVPMTAGDAYSAVSDPSLEDAVAAQ
- a CDS encoding carbohydrate ABC transporter permease, yielding MKSNHKKVTVGKVVQYGILILVFILLVGPFIWELSLSLKGPGDNVYAVPPYIIPKTPTLQNYVHVFQQVPVFHYMWNTIIVAALSIAGNVIFSTMAGYSLGRLKWHGRKLVFLIFMGTMVIPVEGVIISQFLIMRAINLQNTLLAVALPGMCGAINILLMTNAFQAIPKELEEAAQVDGANLWQQFIHVCVPQVKGTMTVVGIFAFVGAWNDFLWPLIVISDEKNYTLTLGMNRLKGMFVSDPRLIAAGALVSLIPILIFFACFQRYFFQGLEQGGIKE
- a CDS encoding LacI family DNA-binding transcriptional regulator encodes the protein MHQSGANASKRVSLKDVADELGISQTAVSFAVNDKPGVSEKTKRKVKAAAERLGWSPVYAAQALSSSRTMTVGFVPSRSGGNLQTESFMLHFMAGLHDSLSRKGYGILYRPAQSLQEELSIYRDWSKRKRVDGVVLVDLRSQDPRPELLNELDIPAVLAGGPDPGDLVPSLSIDDSGTMDKILCHLVDVGRTRIAYFSGDRDLDYSKMRAAAFNELSTKYALEFSAVSYTNFDSEAAAAQTCSMMSGKFAPNAFIYENETMAAASLRALERLSLCDDVPAGLQNDDGRTFPDNLPAIVSFEDSFICTATYPSITAVHRDPGEYGKRVAKLLMKRLAGESVSGNRRILQPKLVVRESTTNGKGEVAADKS
- a CDS encoding sugar ABC transporter permease, with protein sequence MSKSTRFGSKALSSDPAGAQKAAPRKRQQSVLTTLAPYLFVFPAFLIVFVFVIVAALNTFRLAFTDSTLLVPGKFIGWQNFIDIFHDEYFWTALLNSTLYVICVVPFMIILPLILANLVRGNSKIMGFFRTSYYMPVVMSAVVVGMIWTNLLDSKGLVNSLLETFHLIKTPIPFLTDRWLILFSSMFVTIWLGLGYYMVIYMTALANIDDSLYEAASLDGAGPVRQFVSITMPGVRSTIVLIMMLSTIAAFRVFNEIYVLTNGTAGPGGQDITMSMLIQQEGTGIQAHTGYASALSLIVLVVVGFMLVIQQIIQKRGQD
- a CDS encoding glycoside hydrolase family 3 N-terminal domain-containing protein — encoded protein: MDSAQDSCDIDDLMSSMTLTQKVGQLNQRLFGWKCLKRVNGKLTASDYLKEEIDRWGGLGLLYGLFRADPWSQMDWGNGIRPEERMEASALVQQTVVERGAHGIGVLLSEEAPHGHQALGGTILPVNLALGATFDPELVEQAQRSVGSELYESGVHIALVSGLDIARDPRWGRCEECFGEDPCLAVRMCEATVKGMQGEGRSLVGHGGVAVVMKHLAAQGEAIGGRNGQSAIIGSNDLCEIHLPPVVASVKAGAYGFMAAYNDIDGVPCCANPKLLKTYLRDELGFDGIVMADGLAVDRLSAMTGSNQAAGLAALLGGVDVSLWDEGFASLDTSVAEIRSVDETSGLEPLGRHYDIDAIEAAIDRSVRRVLLLKQRFSLLPHSAEQSKPANIDKPESLNLTSTEKGSQHPSLCQTADNTKLRQALAQGERCSRACAQACLVELKNDGRADWSGLGPGPIVITGALADDAACFYGDYTAPLSLEKRTTLYRQMHMLLPDSDVRLLPMGEKDDALLREAALIVNVAGGTSERLYKEDFADNGAAGDAGESRATGGEGVDLASIRLPWHQDEWLEYVHGTSSSPVVSVVVSGRPQVLTQLNSYSDKVIWAGYAGPYGAEAVASAILGRNVCTGMLSVTLPSTDGVEPVHYNDRQPASNVYKDAKAPVLYPFGFSDISPVRAEKIVIESAQVLRVVSCENNAIEVRRNEDLVGKIRISMQLGTPSPSQSQSEWKGRAVNLFIRTSGGSLIPRQRRLVAIFSARQRRASEDSVISRVLPYEAVFDVKEGSRVELLDDMQAPYGVIAPTNL
- a CDS encoding sugar ABC transporter substrate-binding protein, which gives rise to MISLKKTIAITAAAATLFSVAACGGQSNSKDANGKTEVSFQTWNLKNDKYTPYFKSLIAAYEKANPDVTIKWIDQPSDNYEQKLSADAAANSLPDIIDAGPSLMYGLAKAGALLNISKEDPGAQKNFYPGAWDAVTFKGNGVKEGAYGYPWYVNDGPMYYNTQLMQQCGLDPNKLPVTWDDYFTDANTMVKSGCGAYMSTMLGGAVDDYASHGVKIMNADHTKYTFNTDKAVEHLQKFVDLYKNKGIPSEALSAQWSQQGEFFQKGSIIAMGGSAYQVADFQQNSPDLVKHLAVGPKITDEGRSATVSYEMLAVSSQTKHKEAAMKFAQYVTNKKNQLEFAKKSSTFPSSKGGLEDPYYTKLDTSTLQGKALAITLKEVKDGYSCRPAEFTDANGKVYLQQQAALALQGKQTAKQALDKSVDFANSKLKK